From Salinirubellus salinus, the proteins below share one genomic window:
- a CDS encoding DUF5830 family protein has protein sequence MPDREQVELGVQLLERLEHAELPLSEVIDRIETITSDPATTREILDVAEMRGVIDREDGVVHVASGNFLSFQSEVVEKKGEFTCKRCGASISTGYFMQMRAGDLGPFGSSCIRKVTGRE, from the coding sequence GTGCCGGACCGCGAACAGGTGGAACTGGGCGTCCAACTGCTCGAACGCCTCGAACACGCCGAACTCCCGCTGAGCGAGGTCATCGACCGCATCGAGACCATCACCTCGGACCCCGCGACGACCCGCGAGATCCTCGACGTGGCCGAGATGCGCGGCGTCATCGACCGCGAGGACGGCGTCGTCCACGTCGCCAGCGGGAACTTCCTCTCGTTCCAGTCCGAGGTGGTGGAGAAGAAGGGGGAGTTCACCTGCAAGCGCTGCGGGGCGAGCATCTCGACGGGCTACTTCATGCAGATGAGAGCGGGCGATCTCGGGCCGTTCGGGTCGTCGTGTATCCGGAAGGTGACGGGACGGGAGTGA
- a CDS encoding TVP38/TMEM64 family protein, giving the protein MNRATRRQVAAVGVLAGLVVAGVLFTSPARVADALSTLAERPLLFAPALLVAYLVRPFLAWPISVLSVLLGYLFGPMAIPVGLAGAVVTCLPPYLLARRSGAAGLDEAGGDGLLGRAGDTGARFLSVTGDVRGLAAARLAPLPADPVSYGAGLSGIGLPAYALGTALGELPWVTTAVLLGASLETLRVEGVSAGVPLGVAALAVAVLLVAGPLYRAWRGGLPGVSE; this is encoded by the coding sequence GTGAACCGGGCGACGAGACGGCAGGTGGCGGCGGTCGGCGTCCTCGCGGGTCTCGTGGTCGCGGGCGTGCTGTTCACCTCCCCGGCCCGCGTGGCCGACGCGCTCTCGACGCTCGCCGAGCGGCCGCTCCTGTTCGCGCCCGCGCTCCTCGTGGCCTACCTCGTCCGTCCGTTCCTCGCGTGGCCCATCAGCGTCCTCTCGGTGCTGCTGGGCTACCTGTTCGGGCCGATGGCCATCCCCGTCGGCCTCGCGGGGGCCGTCGTGACCTGCCTGCCGCCGTACCTGCTGGCCCGGCGCTCGGGGGCCGCCGGGCTGGACGAGGCGGGCGGCGACGGCCTGCTCGGCCGCGCGGGCGACACCGGTGCGCGCTTCCTCTCCGTGACCGGCGACGTGCGGGGGCTGGCGGCCGCGAGGCTCGCGCCGCTGCCGGCCGACCCCGTCTCCTACGGCGCGGGGCTGTCGGGCATCGGCCTGCCGGCGTACGCGCTGGGGACGGCGCTGGGCGAGTTGCCGTGGGTGACGACGGCGGTGTTGCTGGGGGCATCGCTCGAGACGCTCCGGGTCGAGGGCGTCTCGGCGGGCGTGCCGCTGGGGGTGGCGGCGCTCGCCGTCGCCGTCCTGCTGGTCGCTGGGCCGCTCTACCGGGCGTGGCGCGGTGGACTCCCCGGCGTCTCGGAGTAG
- a CDS encoding plastocyanin/azurin family copper-binding protein, whose product MPGRRTYLRTAAALALGSSLAGCSSDGGGDTTPTPEPTPEPTPEPTATPTPSSGVTDVAVGPEGRLRFEPEDIEISVGDTVRWEAMSPGHNVTSHPDAAPRCENPEGAEPFHSYEGDQHFAIMEVDEVFEHEFTVPGEYVYVCTPHAGQGMVGSVTVTE is encoded by the coding sequence ATGCCTGGAAGACGCACCTACCTGCGGACGGCGGCCGCGCTGGCCCTCGGGTCGTCGCTCGCTGGCTGTAGCAGCGACGGTGGCGGTGACACGACGCCGACGCCGGAACCGACACCGGAGCCGACACCGGAACCGACGGCGACGCCGACCCCGTCGAGTGGCGTCACGGACGTGGCCGTCGGGCCGGAAGGGCGCCTCCGGTTCGAGCCCGAGGACATCGAGATCAGCGTGGGCGACACCGTCAGGTGGGAGGCGATGAGCCCGGGCCACAACGTGACGAGCCACCCGGACGCCGCGCCGAGGTGCGAGAACCCAGAGGGGGCCGAACCGTTCCACTCCTACGAGGGCGACCAGCACTTCGCCATCATGGAGGTCGACGAGGTGTTCGAGCACGAGTTCACGGTGCCCGGCGAGTACGTCTACGTCTGTACGCCACACGCCGGCCAGGGGATGGTCGGTTCGGTCACCGTCACCGAGTGA
- a CDS encoding HVO_2523 family zinc finger protein — MSGGPRCPTCDGELYKRHCKYVCPAHGVVMDCADTFWNR, encoded by the coding sequence ATGAGTGGTGGCCCACGCTGTCCGACCTGCGACGGGGAACTCTACAAGCGCCACTGCAAGTACGTCTGCCCGGCACACGGCGTCGTGATGGACTGCGCGGACACCTTCTGGAACCGCTGA
- a CDS encoding universal stress protein, with product MYDDILVPTDGSDHARRAAEHAGVLARQFDATVHLLAVLDVQAAAGPFSAGGIDEQFVERLERTGDVWLNTAAQAVGDVTVHRDNERGEPAKVILSYAEAHDADLVVMGTHGRKGVRRYVSGSVTERVVQRAAVPVLATHGADPILEEAYGDVLVATDGSEAAEAAVEHGIDLATRTGARVHAVSLVDLGRLGTGAEDAPVLEWRNFLEAEAERATEAVVERAEAAGVEAVAAVREDSPVPGLLAYADEAGVDLLVVGTHGRRGVTDAVLGSTAERILRRAERPVLTVRKTDAFVGGVD from the coding sequence ATGTACGACGACATCCTCGTCCCCACCGACGGGAGCGACCACGCGCGACGGGCGGCCGAACACGCCGGCGTCCTCGCCCGCCAGTTCGACGCGACGGTCCACCTGCTGGCCGTCCTCGACGTGCAGGCGGCCGCCGGCCCGTTCAGCGCGGGCGGTATCGACGAGCAGTTCGTCGAGCGGCTGGAACGGACTGGCGACGTGTGGCTGAACACGGCGGCGCAGGCGGTCGGCGACGTCACGGTGCACCGAGACAACGAGCGGGGTGAACCCGCGAAGGTCATCCTCTCGTACGCCGAGGCCCACGACGCCGACCTCGTGGTGATGGGTACCCACGGCCGGAAGGGGGTGCGCCGCTACGTGTCCGGGAGCGTCACGGAGCGCGTGGTCCAGCGGGCGGCCGTCCCCGTCCTCGCCACCCACGGGGCCGACCCCATCCTCGAGGAGGCGTACGGTGACGTCCTCGTCGCCACAGACGGGAGCGAGGCGGCCGAGGCGGCGGTCGAACACGGAATCGACCTCGCCACCCGGACCGGGGCGCGCGTCCACGCCGTCAGTCTCGTCGACCTCGGCCGGCTCGGGACCGGCGCCGAGGACGCCCCCGTGCTGGAGTGGCGGAACTTCCTCGAGGCCGAGGCCGAGCGGGCGACCGAGGCGGTCGTCGAGCGGGCCGAGGCCGCGGGCGTTGAGGCGGTGGCGGCGGTCCGCGAGGACTCTCCCGTCCCCGGACTGCTCGCGTACGCCGACGAGGCGGGCGTGGACCTCCTCGTGGTCGGCACGCACGGCCGGCGCGGGGTCACCGACGCCGTCCTCGGGAGCACCGCCGAGCGCATCCTCCGCCGGGCCGAGCGGCCCGTGCTGACGGTCCGGAAGACCGACGCGTTCGTCGGCGGCGTCGACTGA
- a CDS encoding sulfite oxidase — MSQHQPRTERDSEEASSRDRFVRRRRLLMATGSLAGVGVLAGCGQDTGTPTPAETEPPTEPPTEPPTEPPTETETPEPEQEPLEARYPGLEILSPEPENAQAAARATYTDYITPREEHYIRNHYPTPDIEESEWTVSLTGMVDGEVELSMEQIKHSFRTQSVTHTMQCAGNGRSFFDPQVGGNQWHYGAVGNTVWTGTPVSDILESYGAETSDGHFLTVMGGEHPEGEDIFTRSIPMQKVMDDTLLAYNMNGSPVSPDHGFPVRLLVPGWFGCNNVKWVDRMHVMDSMVIGDEWEEPGAPEDGQRTYTHWQQYSYRVVPEEDTRAEHYEDIPVYDTREQMDQTDEINNAYMYDQVEKSLIGYPGEGQTVSPSPAGTIEIIGVAWAGDDAVETVEVSTDGGETWGEAEFFGPVGAPTGWRQFRYVWQEPSAGEHTLVSRATDERGYTQPASISAPEDQLRSIQDDQFPWNQGGYGNNAHLVHAVTCTVEE; from the coding sequence ATGTCACAGCACCAGCCGAGAACGGAGCGGGACTCGGAGGAAGCCTCGTCGCGTGATCGGTTCGTCAGACGACGACGACTCCTGATGGCGACGGGGTCGCTGGCGGGGGTGGGCGTCCTCGCCGGGTGTGGCCAGGACACCGGGACGCCGACCCCGGCCGAGACGGAGCCGCCGACCGAACCACCCACGGAGCCGCCGACCGAACCCCCCACGGAGACCGAGACGCCGGAACCGGAGCAGGAACCGCTGGAGGCACGCTACCCCGGGCTGGAGATCCTCTCGCCGGAGCCGGAGAACGCACAGGCCGCCGCCCGCGCCACCTACACCGACTACATCACGCCGCGCGAGGAGCACTACATCCGGAACCACTACCCGACACCGGACATCGAGGAGTCGGAGTGGACCGTCTCGCTGACCGGGATGGTCGACGGTGAGGTGGAGCTCTCGATGGAGCAGATCAAGCACTCGTTCCGGACCCAGTCGGTCACCCACACCATGCAGTGTGCGGGCAACGGCCGGTCGTTCTTCGACCCGCAGGTCGGGGGGAACCAGTGGCACTACGGCGCGGTCGGGAACACCGTCTGGACCGGGACGCCCGTCTCCGACATCCTCGAGTCCTACGGAGCGGAGACGAGCGACGGACACTTCCTCACCGTCATGGGTGGGGAACACCCGGAGGGTGAGGACATCTTCACCCGGTCCATCCCGATGCAGAAGGTGATGGACGACACGCTGCTGGCGTACAACATGAACGGCTCGCCGGTCTCTCCCGACCACGGGTTCCCCGTGCGCTTGCTCGTCCCCGGCTGGTTCGGCTGTAACAACGTCAAGTGGGTCGACCGGATGCACGTGATGGACTCGATGGTCATCGGCGACGAGTGGGAGGAGCCGGGCGCCCCGGAGGACGGCCAGCGGACCTACACCCACTGGCAGCAGTACTCCTACCGCGTCGTCCCCGAGGAGGACACCCGCGCGGAACACTACGAGGACATCCCGGTGTACGACACGCGCGAGCAGATGGACCAGACCGACGAGATCAACAACGCCTACATGTACGACCAGGTGGAGAAGTCCCTCATCGGCTACCCCGGCGAGGGGCAGACCGTCTCCCCGTCGCCCGCCGGCACCATCGAGATAATCGGCGTCGCGTGGGCCGGTGACGACGCCGTCGAGACGGTCGAGGTCTCCACCGACGGCGGCGAGACGTGGGGCGAAGCGGAGTTCTTCGGCCCCGTCGGTGCCCCGACCGGGTGGCGACAGTTCCGCTACGTCTGGCAGGAGCCCTCGGCCGGCGAGCACACGCTCGTCTCGCGGGCCACGGACGAGCGCGGTTACACCCAGCCGGCGAGCATCTCCGCGCCGGAGGACCAGCTCCGGTCCATCCAGGACGACCAGTTCCCGTGGAACCAGGGTGGCTACGGGAACAACGCCCACCTCGTCCACGCGGTGACCTGCACCGTCGAGGAGTGA
- a CDS encoding BGTF surface domain-containing protein → MTENLHRVAVVVALALTLATAAVAPTVTASSALSAETQTAESATVEYDGGHVSLVNGPNTTVTGTTTLDPGSQVTVRVRSSGASPFIVQETTAVTDDGTFAVTLDLSDAPVGANATVTVHGANQTLTTADAVTLGDATLDHEGEMLSLVNGSDATVSGSTTLAPDSEVVVRVRSSGENPFLKSQAATVAEDGSFEATFDLGAQASGTDTTVSVYGANRTLTEVDAVVVAEPTSTPTDSPTPDGTTDSPTDAGTTPGGSSGDGPGFGVAVGLLAIVAGGLLGARRD, encoded by the coding sequence ATGACAGAGAATCTCCACCGGGTGGCGGTGGTCGTGGCGCTCGCGCTGACGCTCGCCACGGCCGCCGTCGCTCCCACGGTGACAGCATCGTCGGCCCTCTCGGCCGAGACACAGACAGCCGAGTCCGCGACCGTCGAGTACGACGGCGGCCACGTCTCGCTCGTCAACGGCCCGAACACCACCGTCACCGGGACGACGACGCTCGACCCCGGGTCACAGGTGACCGTCCGCGTCCGCTCCAGCGGCGCGAGTCCGTTCATCGTCCAAGAGACGACGGCCGTCACCGACGACGGGACGTTCGCCGTGACCCTCGACCTGAGCGACGCCCCGGTCGGCGCGAACGCCACCGTCACGGTTCACGGGGCAAACCAGACACTCACCACCGCCGACGCCGTGACCCTCGGCGACGCGACGCTCGACCACGAGGGCGAGATGCTCTCGCTCGTCAACGGCTCGGACGCCACCGTCTCGGGGTCGACGACGCTCGCCCCCGACAGCGAGGTGGTCGTCCGCGTGCGCTCGTCCGGCGAGAACCCCTTCCTGAAGTCGCAGGCCGCGACGGTCGCCGAAGACGGGTCGTTCGAGGCGACCTTCGACCTCGGCGCGCAGGCCTCGGGGACGGACACGACGGTGAGCGTGTACGGTGCGAACCGGACGCTGACGGAGGTGGACGCGGTCGTCGTCGCGGAGCCGACGTCCACGCCGACCGACTCGCCGACGCCGGACGGTACGACCGACTCGCCGACGGACGCCGGGACGACCCCCGGCGGCTCCAGCGGCGACGGCCCCGGCTTCGGCGTCGCGGTTGGACTCCTGGCCATCGTCGCCGGCGGCCTGCTCGGGGCCCGTCGGGACTGA
- a CDS encoding helix-turn-helix domain-containing protein, translating to MRELTFELEYEPGADPLMDTFIESPSLSSDGIASCIRRDRLWRLERFVGPASALDRVERVRLDSETPREEMTHTECGAVREHDVLERAPATLVLYTHVRRLHTCDSVLALAARHLDLGVVFQTKRREDCQRWRLLMRSEENVDVFYEQATEHLGDGIELHIGRLGPAERLDYDSLATVSVPEEQRETLRAAIEHGYYETPRQLTVAELAEALGVPQSTVSYRLRQAEAQLAKGYLHRFSAERGHYSPNDAD from the coding sequence ATGCGCGAACTCACCTTCGAACTGGAGTACGAGCCCGGTGCCGACCCGCTGATGGACACCTTCATCGAATCGCCGTCCCTCTCGTCGGACGGCATCGCGAGCTGTATCCGCCGGGACCGACTCTGGCGGCTGGAGCGGTTCGTCGGGCCAGCCTCGGCGCTCGACCGGGTCGAACGCGTCCGGCTGGATTCCGAGACGCCGCGCGAGGAGATGACCCACACCGAGTGCGGGGCGGTCAGGGAGCACGACGTACTGGAGCGGGCACCGGCCACACTCGTCCTCTACACCCACGTGAGACGCCTGCACACCTGCGACTCGGTGCTGGCGCTGGCCGCACGCCACCTCGACCTCGGGGTCGTGTTCCAGACGAAACGCCGCGAGGACTGCCAGAGGTGGCGCCTGCTCATGCGCTCGGAGGAGAACGTCGACGTGTTCTACGAGCAGGCGACCGAGCATCTCGGCGACGGCATCGAGCTCCACATCGGACGGCTCGGACCGGCCGAACGACTCGACTACGACTCCCTGGCGACGGTGTCCGTCCCGGAGGAGCAACGCGAGACACTCCGGGCGGCCATCGAACACGGCTACTACGAGACCCCACGACAGCTCACGGTCGCGGAGCTCGCCGAGGCCCTCGGCGTCCCCCAGTCGACGGTCTCCTACCGGCTCCGGCAGGCCGAGGCGCAGCTCGCCAAGGGGTACCTGCACCGGTTCAGCGCCGAACGGGGCCACTACAGCCCGAACGACGCCGACTGA
- a CDS encoding MFS transporter — MSGAQRRALAIVFGVVFLDLLGFSIVIPILPFYARAFGGDELAIGALAAVYSLMQFVSAPYLGSLSDRYGRRPILVLSLCGSVVAWTIFGLAGSLAVLFLSRGLAGAMGGNIATAQAYVADVTPPEERAKALGFLGAAFGLGFIVGPGVSAGLTLPGVVDTVDAVLPAVVPIDQFSLPAFAAAFASLLAVVGALAFLPESRELDDATVAGDRPSQAAALREALTDPGLRGLVVAFFLFSFAFSGVQVMFIPYVADVYGYAEAQAALLLTYIGVLAVVVQGGLIGPLTERYSSTRLTVFGAGLLAVALVAIPFTREFGLLFPDLTGVAGFLTPALLALLFVLALLSLGNGVLGVTLTALVSGQASADRQGSAFGITQGAGSLARTVGPVLMGALYASVGFQSPFVLGGLLVLPVVAIALYLRVGDEAGEPQPADPAQAR; from the coding sequence ATGTCCGGAGCCCAGCGCCGTGCGCTCGCCATCGTCTTCGGGGTGGTGTTCCTCGACCTGCTGGGGTTCAGTATCGTCATCCCCATCCTGCCGTTCTACGCGCGGGCGTTCGGCGGCGACGAACTCGCCATCGGGGCGCTCGCTGCCGTCTACTCCCTGATGCAGTTCGTCTCGGCACCGTACCTCGGGTCGCTCTCGGACCGCTACGGCCGCCGGCCCATCCTCGTCCTCTCGCTGTGTGGCAGCGTCGTCGCGTGGACCATCTTCGGCCTCGCGGGGAGCCTCGCGGTGCTGTTCCTCTCGCGTGGGCTGGCCGGCGCGATGGGGGGGAACATCGCCACCGCACAGGCCTACGTCGCCGACGTGACCCCACCGGAGGAGCGCGCGAAGGCGCTGGGCTTCCTCGGGGCCGCGTTCGGTCTCGGATTCATCGTCGGGCCGGGCGTGAGCGCAGGGCTCACGCTCCCCGGTGTGGTGGATACGGTTGACGCCGTCCTGCCCGCGGTCGTCCCCATCGACCAGTTCTCGCTCCCCGCGTTCGCCGCTGCGTTCGCCAGCCTGCTCGCCGTGGTCGGCGCGCTCGCGTTCCTCCCCGAGAGTCGCGAACTCGACGACGCGACCGTGGCGGGAGACCGCCCCTCGCAGGCCGCAGCGCTCCGCGAGGCGCTCACCGACCCCGGCCTCCGGGGGCTGGTCGTCGCGTTCTTCCTCTTCTCGTTCGCCTTCTCCGGCGTCCAGGTCATGTTCATCCCGTACGTCGCCGACGTGTACGGGTACGCCGAGGCGCAGGCCGCACTCCTGCTGACCTACATCGGCGTCCTCGCCGTCGTGGTGCAGGGCGGCCTCATCGGCCCGCTGACCGAGCGGTACTCCTCGACGCGGCTGACCGTGTTCGGCGCGGGCCTGCTGGCCGTCGCCCTCGTCGCCATCCCGTTCACGCGCGAGTTCGGCCTGCTGTTCCCCGACCTCACGGGCGTCGCCGGCTTCCTCACGCCCGCGTTGCTCGCGCTCCTGTTCGTCCTCGCGTTGCTCTCGCTCGGGAACGGTGTCCTCGGCGTCACCCTCACGGCGCTCGTCTCCGGGCAGGCCTCGGCCGACCGACAGGGGAGCGCCTTCGGCATCACGCAGGGGGCCGGCAGCCTCGCGCGAACCGTGGGGCCGGTGCTGATGGGCGCGCTCTACGCCAGCGTCGGGTTCCAGTCCCCGTTCGTCCTCGGCGGCCTCCTCGTCCTCCCGGTGGTCGCCATCGCGCTCTACCTCCGGGTCGGCGACGAGGCCGGCGAGCCCCAGCCGGCCGACCCCGCACAGGCCCGCTGA
- a CDS encoding FKBP-type peptidyl-prolyl cis-trans isomerase, producing MAGVEPGQVAIVHLTGRLVDGPEAGAVFETTDVDVALDSGVYHDHRDFKPLEFRVGEGHVLPGIDEAVQGMEPGETRTVTLDPSEAYGRVEEDSVVTFPREDVDAGSGAVDVGELVRSDRGDTGWVTDVRDAEVTVDFNHELAGERVEFEIRLLEVHATKTGQEPA from the coding sequence ATGGCGGGCGTCGAACCGGGACAGGTCGCCATCGTCCACCTCACCGGCCGGCTGGTCGACGGTCCCGAGGCCGGTGCGGTGTTCGAGACCACGGACGTCGACGTGGCGCTCGACTCGGGTGTCTATCACGACCACCGCGACTTCAAGCCGCTCGAGTTCCGCGTCGGTGAGGGCCACGTCCTCCCCGGCATCGACGAGGCCGTCCAGGGGATGGAGCCGGGCGAGACCCGCACCGTCACGCTCGACCCGTCGGAGGCGTACGGCCGCGTCGAAGAGGACAGCGTCGTGACGTTCCCTCGCGAGGACGTCGACGCGGGGAGTGGAGCGGTCGACGTGGGGGAACTCGTCAGGAGCGACCGCGGCGACACCGGCTGGGTGACCGACGTGAGGGACGCGGAGGTGACCGTCGACTTCAACCACGAACTCGCGGGCGAGCGCGTCGAGTTCGAAATCAGACTGCTCGAGGTCCACGCGACGAAGACCGGGCAGGAACCGGCCTGA
- a CDS encoding molybdopterin-dependent oxidoreductase, which produces MSTATRLRGVVPLALLALLAGVAGVAGSYAAAGFTPAFAVAPIESAVARVTPGALVTFAITVLGSLGQQLALLGAVALTAVLFAALSLAGLVTGRNVAATLDRPAVSLVGALLAGLAVWTASALLTGSLVESLGAGLGVAVLLTVAEAARLVDPTATDAERRSVLTGLAGAVGVVGLGFLLGRRVDANRSPGEVAVTGEPARLLADAEAKSLDVQGIEPLVSRRFYQVDINSVDPTVAPEEWSLRVTGAVDEERTFDYADVTARESHEEFVTLRCVGEKLNGTKMDNALWTVTDIMPFVEEAGLPDGPCCVMLRAADGFYEEFPLEALRDGLLAYRMNGRPLPRGHGAPVRALIPGHWGEINVKWLTEIEILEQEVDGYWEERGWHGTGPVKPVAKLHAVNTLADGRTEVAGHAYAGLAGVSRVEVSVDGGATWTDADLSERLPGTDVWRQWVHRYESPGREHEVVVRMYDDEGRMQGEEPTGPYPDGPAGWVRQTVR; this is translated from the coding sequence ATGTCCACTGCTACACGGCTCCGGGGGGTCGTCCCGCTGGCCCTCCTCGCCCTCCTCGCGGGCGTGGCTGGCGTCGCCGGCTCGTACGCCGCCGCCGGCTTCACCCCCGCGTTCGCCGTCGCCCCGATCGAGAGCGCCGTCGCACGGGTCACGCCCGGAGCGCTCGTCACCTTCGCCATCACCGTCCTCGGGAGTCTCGGCCAGCAACTCGCGCTGCTGGGTGCCGTCGCCCTCACCGCGGTGCTGTTCGCCGCGCTCTCGCTCGCGGGCCTCGTCACCGGCCGGAACGTCGCTGCCACGCTGGACCGACCCGCGGTCTCGCTCGTCGGTGCGCTCCTCGCCGGCCTCGCCGTCTGGACCGCCAGCGCTCTCCTCACCGGGTCGCTCGTCGAGTCGCTCGGTGCGGGCCTCGGCGTCGCGGTGCTGCTGACCGTCGCCGAGGCGGCCCGCCTCGTCGACCCGACGGCGACGGACGCCGAGCGGCGGAGCGTCCTGACCGGTCTCGCGGGCGCCGTCGGCGTCGTCGGTCTCGGGTTCCTCCTCGGGCGGCGCGTCGACGCGAACCGGAGTCCCGGCGAGGTGGCCGTCACCGGCGAACCCGCCCGCCTGCTCGCCGACGCCGAGGCGAAGTCACTCGACGTGCAGGGCATCGAACCGCTCGTCAGCCGGCGGTTCTACCAGGTCGACATCAACTCCGTCGACCCCACGGTCGCTCCCGAGGAGTGGTCGCTCCGGGTGACCGGCGCCGTCGACGAGGAACGGACGTTCGACTACGCGGACGTCACCGCCCGCGAGTCCCACGAGGAGTTCGTCACGCTCCGGTGTGTCGGGGAGAAACTCAACGGCACGAAGATGGACAACGCGCTCTGGACGGTGACCGACATCATGCCGTTCGTGGAGGAGGCGGGTCTCCCGGACGGCCCCTGCTGCGTGATGCTCCGGGCCGCGGACGGCTTCTACGAGGAGTTCCCGCTCGAGGCGCTCCGCGACGGGCTGCTGGCATACCGGATGAACGGCCGACCGCTCCCGCGGGGCCACGGTGCGCCGGTCCGTGCGCTCATCCCCGGACACTGGGGCGAGATCAACGTGAAGTGGCTGACCGAGATCGAGATCCTCGAACAGGAGGTCGACGGCTACTGGGAGGAGCGTGGCTGGCACGGCACCGGCCCGGTCAAGCCGGTCGCGAAGCTCCACGCCGTCAACACGCTGGCGGACGGCCGTACCGAGGTCGCAGGCCACGCCTACGCCGGACTCGCGGGCGTCTCCCGCGTCGAGGTGTCCGTCGACGGCGGGGCGACGTGGACCGACGCCGACCTCTCCGAGCGCCTGCCCGGTACGGACGTGTGGCGCCAGTGGGTCCACCGCTACGAGTCGCCCGGCCGGGAACACGAGGTCGTCGTCCGGATGTACGACGACGAGGGGCGGATGCAGGGCGAGGAGCCGACGGGACCGTACCCCGACGGGCCGGCTGGGTGGGTTCGGCAGACGGTGCGATAG
- a CDS encoding radical SAM protein, which produces MISKGCEQCAKGGKMVLFVYGYCDQRDCFYCPLGENRKNVTDVYANERKVEQDSDIVEEAKRMDALGTSITGGEPQEAMEKTTRYLRLLKDEFGEDHHTHLYTGITGGRENMRRLSEAGLDEIRFHPPYELWGDMHGTEWEDILYVAREEGLTPAFEIPGIRAETEFLDFLDEGAAEFCNVNEFEMSDGNFRRMKAEGYELKEGHMSAVDGAREEILDVMGEHPRVYFCTSVFKDAAQHRNRLKRMAQNISRPFDDVTEDGTLVYGKTWVDEAHLRDLGVPEEFYTVKTNHVEVAWWLLEEMIENGDLERGEVVEQYPTVDGTVVERTPLA; this is translated from the coding sequence ATGATATCGAAGGGCTGTGAGCAGTGTGCCAAAGGTGGCAAGATGGTGCTGTTCGTCTACGGTTACTGCGACCAGCGCGACTGCTTCTACTGCCCGCTCGGCGAGAACCGCAAGAACGTCACGGACGTCTACGCCAACGAACGGAAGGTCGAGCAGGACTCGGACATCGTCGAGGAAGCCAAGCGGATGGACGCGCTCGGCACCTCCATCACCGGCGGCGAACCGCAGGAGGCGATGGAGAAGACGACCCGGTATCTCCGGCTCCTCAAGGACGAGTTCGGCGAGGACCACCACACCCACCTCTACACCGGCATCACCGGCGGGCGCGAGAACATGCGGCGCCTCTCGGAGGCCGGTCTCGACGAGATCCGGTTCCACCCGCCGTACGAACTCTGGGGCGACATGCACGGCACGGAGTGGGAGGACATCCTCTACGTCGCCCGTGAGGAGGGGCTGACGCCCGCGTTCGAGATTCCCGGTATCCGCGCGGAGACGGAGTTCCTCGACTTCCTCGACGAGGGGGCCGCCGAGTTCTGCAACGTCAACGAGTTCGAGATGTCCGACGGGAACTTCCGCCGGATGAAGGCCGAGGGCTACGAACTCAAGGAGGGCCACATGAGCGCCGTCGACGGCGCCCGCGAGGAGATCCTCGACGTGATGGGCGAGCACCCGCGGGTCTACTTCTGCACCAGCGTGTTCAAGGACGCCGCCCAGCACCGGAACCGACTGAAGCGGATGGCCCAGAACATCTCGCGCCCGTTCGACGACGTCACCGAGGACGGCACGCTCGTCTACGGGAAGACGTGGGTCGACGAGGCCCACCTCCGTGACCTCGGGGTCCCCGAGGAGTTCTACACGGTCAAGACGAACCACGTCGAGGTGGCGTGGTGGCTGCTGGAGGAGATGATCGAGAACGGTGACCTCGAGCGCGGCGAGGTCGTCGAGCAGTACCCCACCGTCGACGGGACGGTGGTGGAGCGGACGCCGCTGGCGTAG
- a CDS encoding winged helix-turn-helix domain-containing protein, which translates to MEKALWYLLAGTRGGANRVRIVRAIDDRPRNANQLAERLDVDYNTVRHHLDMLMEHDVVERSGDEYGALYFLTDRFERHRETFETITAKVAFDEEAERAEHDADADTED; encoded by the coding sequence ATGGAGAAGGCGCTCTGGTACCTGCTGGCGGGCACGCGCGGCGGAGCCAACCGGGTCCGCATCGTCAGAGCCATCGACGACCGGCCGCGCAACGCCAACCAGCTGGCCGAACGGCTGGACGTCGATTACAACACCGTCCGTCACCACCTCGACATGCTCATGGAGCACGACGTGGTCGAGCGCTCGGGCGACGAGTACGGCGCGCTCTACTTCCTCACCGACCGGTTCGAGCGCCACCGCGAGACGTTCGAGACCATCACGGCGAAGGTGGCGTTCGACGAGGAGGCCGAGCGAGCGGAGCACGACGCGGACGCGGACACGGAGGACTGA